The sequence below is a genomic window from bacterium HR17.
CCAGCACCGTCAAAGACCCATCGCTGCAAGTGCTCGCCGATGTCCCTAACAACATCGCTGCTTTTGGCACATTACTGCTGACAAAGTTCATCGTGCCCTTTGAGTTCGCGTCCGTTTTCCTGTTGGTGGCGATGATCGGCGCCATCGTTGTCGCCCGCATGGCGGAATGAGGGGGTGCTCTTGTCGTGGCAATTACGCTGACCCATTATTTCGTCCTGTCTGCCATCTTGTTTGCCATCGGTGTTTACGGCGTCTTGACCCGACGCAACGCCATCGCCCTGCTCATGGGCATTGAGTTGATGCTCAACGCTGTCAACATCAATCTCGTGGCGATGAACCGCTTCCTACAACCCGATTGGCGCATCGTCACGGGGCAAATTTTCGCAGGCTTCATCATCGTCTTGGCGGCTGCTGAAGCCGCCGTCGGCTTTGCGCTGGTCATCGCCATCTACCGCAACCTTGACCGCATTAATGTGGATGAGGTGAACATCTTGAAGTGGTGAAGGTCGCGGCGAAACAGGTGACCAAGTCACCAGGAAGGGGGACAGGCGCGTGGAAGCGACACCGATCGTGACGGCGGTGGTCATGCTGGCGCCCTTTGGGGCGTATCTTGTCAATGTTTTCTTTGGACGCTGGTTAAAAGAGCGTGCACATCTCGTTTCGCTGACACTCGTCGGCGTTTCAGCGATGTTGTCGCTGGCGCTTTTCGGCAAAACCCTTTGGCGTTCCCTTTCCGACCCGCATTTTCACGGTTGGCATGGGACTTGGTTCACCGTGCCCGCTGGCGCTTACACGCTCAAACTGGGCTACCAAGTTGACCAATTGACCGCCTTCATGCTCGTCGTCGTCACCTTTATCGGTTGGTTCATCCAACTTTACTCAGTTGGCTACATGCACGGTGACCCCCGCTACTCGCGCTATTTCGCTTTCTTGTCGCTGTTCAAGGCGTCCATGCTGTTGCTTGTTTTAACCGACAACTTGGTCGGGCTCTACGCGGCGTGGGAACTAGTGGGTTTGTGCTCTTACTTGCTAATTGGCTTTTGGTTTGAGAAACCCGAGGCGGCGCGTGCCGCTAAAAAAGCCTTCATCGTCACACGCATCGGCGACGCGGGGTTCGCCTTAGGCATCTTTTTGACTTTCGCCGTGACAGGCGTGTTGGGCTTTAGCGACATTTTTGAATTTGCCGAAAAGGCATCACCTGAAGCGAAGCAATTACTTACCGTCGCCGCCATTTTGCTGTTCTGTGGCGCCGTCGGGAAGTCGGCTCAATTTCCGCTCCACATCTGGCTGCCCGACGCGATGGAAGGTCCGACGCCTGTCTCCGCGCTCATTCACGCCGCGACGATGGTGGCGGCAGGCGTTTACATGGTCGGGCGGTTGTACCCGCTTTTTGCGTTGCAAGGGTTTGAACACAACCCGGCGTTGACGGTCGTCGCGTGGACCGGCGGCTTCACGGCGTTTTTGGCGGCAACCATCGCTGTCGCACAGGACGACATCAAGCGCGTGCTTGCCTACTCAACGATCAGCCAATTGGGCTACATGCTGATGGGCTTAGGCGTCGGCGGGTTTACAGCGGGGCTGTTTCATCTCGTCACCCATGCCTTTTTCAAGGCGCTGCTCTTTTTGGGTTCAGGCAGCGTCATCCACGCCGTCGGGCACAACGACATGAAGCGGATGGGTGGGTTGAAGGATTACATGCCCATCACTTTTTGGACCTACCTGTGTGGCACGGCGGCGTTGGCAGGGGTGCCCCCGTTCGCCGGCTTCTGGAGCAAGGACGAAATTTTGGGCGCTGCTTTCCACAGTCA
It includes:
- a CDS encoding NADH-quinone oxidoreductase subunit 11; its protein translation is MAITLTHYFVLSAILFAIGVYGVLTRRNAIALLMGIELMLNAVNINLVAMNRFLQPDWRIVTGQIFAGFIIVLAAAEAAVGFALVIAIYRNLDRINVDEVNILKW
- the nuoL_2 gene encoding NADH-quinone oxidoreductase subunit L; the protein is MEATPIVTAVVMLAPFGAYLVNVFFGRWLKERAHLVSLTLVGVSAMLSLALFGKTLWRSLSDPHFHGWHGTWFTVPAGAYTLKLGYQVDQLTAFMLVVVTFIGWFIQLYSVGYMHGDPRYSRYFAFLSLFKASMLLLVLTDNLVGLYAAWELVGLCSYLLIGFWFEKPEAARAAKKAFIVTRIGDAGFALGIFLTFAVTGVLGFSDIFEFAEKASPEAKQLLTVAAILLFCGAVGKSAQFPLHIWLPDAMEGPTPVSALIHAATMVAAGVYMVGRLYPLFALQGFEHNPALTVVAWTGGFTAFLAATIAVAQDDIKRVLAYSTISQLGYMLMGLGVGGFTAGLFHLVTHAFFKALLFLGSGSVIHAVGHNDMKRMGGLKDYMPITFWTYLCGTAALAGVPPFAGFWSKDEILGAAFHSHIPGAKALFALGLVTAFLTAFYMTRQIGLVFWGKLRDHHAHPHESPPVMTIPLAVLAFFSVTAGFIGIPGANLFERLVHFEAAPHHTLSWLPMILSIVAAALGIGAGYSLYIANPIRSPEEEPLRHRLGTLYDLLANKWYLDWYDPQLPQPGYYVARGFIWLAILWRWFDLHIIDGIVNAVGYATAFIFATAYRWFDLYIVDGAVNFIGWFTKGVGNITRRVQTGLVQHYMFLVVAGLAAVALWALWLQLR